One region of Bombus affinis isolate iyBomAffi1 chromosome 5, iyBomAffi1.2, whole genome shotgun sequence genomic DNA includes:
- the LOC126916084 gene encoding LIM homeobox transcription factor 1-beta-like isoform X1, with protein sequence MLEFYPPLPSSLNRQSESGPPTMVSAAPPIPFRPANDNNDAEPSVSVKTESCLLETICAGCGRTIVDKYVMQVAGRNYHEECLSCAACATPLTHSCFIRELKLYCRNDYERIFGVKCARCMEKISCSDFVLRAPGLVFHVECFACCMCGQPLLPGTQYFLRQGQPICRRDYEHELYLNSPQDDDLLDENRPRDGRRGPKRPRTILTSAQRRQFKAAFEVSPKPCRKVREALAKETGLSVRVVQVWFQNQRAKMKKLQRKAKTEPGSDKEPKEERRTESPHSDHSHYLNAMNMRDGESSSFPSSTQPLNPNNPYSPDDAYPGHSGESFCSSDLSLDGTEAGFDIGENEGGGGQEGGHQASSHSHHGPTSHEAPPLSQSLHATIHNPIDKLFMMQSSYFSGDHA encoded by the exons ATGTTGGAATTCTACCCTCCGCTTCCTAGTAGCTTGAACCGGCAGAGTGAGTCGGGCCCACCAACTATGGTCTCCGCTGCACCACCGATTCCTTTTCGACCTGCCAACGACAATAACGACGCAG AGCCGTCAGTTTCAGTGAAAACGGAGTCCTGCCTGCTGGAGACGATCTGCGCTGGTTGCGGTCGTACGATAGTCGACAAGTACGTGATGCAAGTCGCTGGAAGGAACTACCACGAGGAATGTCTTTCGTGTGCCGCGTGTGCAACACCGCTTACGCATTCATGTTTCATCCGTGAGCTAAAACTCTACTGTCGAAACGACTACGAGCGGATCTTCGGTGTGAAGTGTGCACGTTGCATGGAGAAGATCAGCTGCTCGGATTTCGTATTAAGGGCTCCGGGTTTGGTGTTTCACGTGGAGTGTTTCGCGTGTTGCATGTGCGGCCAACCATTACTTCCTGGCACCCAGTATTTTCTCCGTCAGGGACAACCCATCTGTCGAAGGGACTATGAACACGAATTGTACTTAAACAGCCCTCAAG ACGATGATCTACTGGACGAAAATCGGCCCCGCGATGGTCGTCGGGGTCCCAAGCGACCGCGGACCATCCTCACGTCGGCGCAGAGGCGCCAATTCAAAGCGGCGTTCGAGGTATCACCGAAACCCTGTCGAAAGGTTCGAGAGGCCCTAGCAAAAGAGACGGGCCTCAGCGTGCGCGTGGTTCAAGTCTGGTTCCAGAACCAGCGGGCGAAGATGAAGAAGTTGCAGAGGAAAGCGAAAACCGAGCCTGGATCCGATAAGGAACCGAAGGAGGAACGCCGAACGGAGAGTCCTCATAGCGATCACA GTCATTACTTGAACGCCATGAACATGCGCGACGGGGAATCTTCTAGCTTCCCCTCAAGCACCCAACCGCTCAACCCCAATAACCCGTACTCGCCTGACG ACGCTTATCCAGGCCACTCGGGTGAGAGCTTCTGCAGCAGCGATCTGTCGTTGGATGGTACGGAGGCTGGCTTCGACATAGGCGAGAACGAGGGTGGCGGCGGCCAGGAGGGTGGCCATCAAGCTAGCAGCCACTCCCACCACGGGCCAACGTCCCACGAGGCGCCGCCGTTGTCCCAGAGTTTACACGCGACGATTCACAATCCCATCGACAAACTTTTTATGATGCAGAGTAGTTACTTCAGTGGTGACCACGCGTAA
- the LOC126916084 gene encoding LIM/homeobox protein LMX-1.2-like isoform X2 — translation MLEFYPPLPSSLNRQSESGPPTMVSAAPPIPFRPANDNNDAEPSVSVKTESCLLETICAGCGRTIVDKYVMQVAGRNYHEECLSCAACATPLTHSCFIRELKLYCRNDYERIFGVKCARCMEKISCSDFVLRAPGLVFHVECFACCMCGQPLLPGTQYFLRQGQPICRRDYEHELYLNSPQDDDLLDENRPRDGRRGPKRPRTILTSAQRRQFKAAFEVSPKPCRKVREALAKETGLSVRVVQVWFQNQRAKMKKLQRKAKTEPGSDKEPKEERRTESPHSDHNAYPGHSGESFCSSDLSLDGTEAGFDIGENEGGGGQEGGHQASSHSHHGPTSHEAPPLSQSLHATIHNPIDKLFMMQSSYFSGDHA, via the exons ATGTTGGAATTCTACCCTCCGCTTCCTAGTAGCTTGAACCGGCAGAGTGAGTCGGGCCCACCAACTATGGTCTCCGCTGCACCACCGATTCCTTTTCGACCTGCCAACGACAATAACGACGCAG AGCCGTCAGTTTCAGTGAAAACGGAGTCCTGCCTGCTGGAGACGATCTGCGCTGGTTGCGGTCGTACGATAGTCGACAAGTACGTGATGCAAGTCGCTGGAAGGAACTACCACGAGGAATGTCTTTCGTGTGCCGCGTGTGCAACACCGCTTACGCATTCATGTTTCATCCGTGAGCTAAAACTCTACTGTCGAAACGACTACGAGCGGATCTTCGGTGTGAAGTGTGCACGTTGCATGGAGAAGATCAGCTGCTCGGATTTCGTATTAAGGGCTCCGGGTTTGGTGTTTCACGTGGAGTGTTTCGCGTGTTGCATGTGCGGCCAACCATTACTTCCTGGCACCCAGTATTTTCTCCGTCAGGGACAACCCATCTGTCGAAGGGACTATGAACACGAATTGTACTTAAACAGCCCTCAAG ACGATGATCTACTGGACGAAAATCGGCCCCGCGATGGTCGTCGGGGTCCCAAGCGACCGCGGACCATCCTCACGTCGGCGCAGAGGCGCCAATTCAAAGCGGCGTTCGAGGTATCACCGAAACCCTGTCGAAAGGTTCGAGAGGCCCTAGCAAAAGAGACGGGCCTCAGCGTGCGCGTGGTTCAAGTCTGGTTCCAGAACCAGCGGGCGAAGATGAAGAAGTTGCAGAGGAAAGCGAAAACCGAGCCTGGATCCGATAAGGAACCGAAGGAGGAACGCCGAACGGAGAGTCCTCATAGCGATCACA ACGCTTATCCAGGCCACTCGGGTGAGAGCTTCTGCAGCAGCGATCTGTCGTTGGATGGTACGGAGGCTGGCTTCGACATAGGCGAGAACGAGGGTGGCGGCGGCCAGGAGGGTGGCCATCAAGCTAGCAGCCACTCCCACCACGGGCCAACGTCCCACGAGGCGCCGCCGTTGTCCCAGAGTTTACACGCGACGATTCACAATCCCATCGACAAACTTTTTATGATGCAGAGTAGTTACTTCAGTGGTGACCACGCGTAA
- the LOC126916084 gene encoding LIM homeobox transcription factor 1-beta.1-like isoform X3, producing MQVAGRNYHEECLSCAACATPLTHSCFIRELKLYCRNDYERIFGVKCARCMEKISCSDFVLRAPGLVFHVECFACCMCGQPLLPGTQYFLRQGQPICRRDYEHELYLNSPQDDDLLDENRPRDGRRGPKRPRTILTSAQRRQFKAAFEVSPKPCRKVREALAKETGLSVRVVQVWFQNQRAKMKKLQRKAKTEPGSDKEPKEERRTESPHSDHSHYLNAMNMRDGESSSFPSSTQPLNPNNPYSPDDAYPGHSGESFCSSDLSLDGTEAGFDIGENEGGGGQEGGHQASSHSHHGPTSHEAPPLSQSLHATIHNPIDKLFMMQSSYFSGDHA from the exons ATGCAAGTCGCTGGAAGGAACTACCACGAGGAATGTCTTTCGTGTGCCGCGTGTGCAACACCGCTTACGCATTCATGTTTCATCCGTGAGCTAAAACTCTACTGTCGAAACGACTACGAGCGGATCTTCGGTGTGAAGTGTGCACGTTGCATGGAGAAGATCAGCTGCTCGGATTTCGTATTAAGGGCTCCGGGTTTGGTGTTTCACGTGGAGTGTTTCGCGTGTTGCATGTGCGGCCAACCATTACTTCCTGGCACCCAGTATTTTCTCCGTCAGGGACAACCCATCTGTCGAAGGGACTATGAACACGAATTGTACTTAAACAGCCCTCAAG ACGATGATCTACTGGACGAAAATCGGCCCCGCGATGGTCGTCGGGGTCCCAAGCGACCGCGGACCATCCTCACGTCGGCGCAGAGGCGCCAATTCAAAGCGGCGTTCGAGGTATCACCGAAACCCTGTCGAAAGGTTCGAGAGGCCCTAGCAAAAGAGACGGGCCTCAGCGTGCGCGTGGTTCAAGTCTGGTTCCAGAACCAGCGGGCGAAGATGAAGAAGTTGCAGAGGAAAGCGAAAACCGAGCCTGGATCCGATAAGGAACCGAAGGAGGAACGCCGAACGGAGAGTCCTCATAGCGATCACA GTCATTACTTGAACGCCATGAACATGCGCGACGGGGAATCTTCTAGCTTCCCCTCAAGCACCCAACCGCTCAACCCCAATAACCCGTACTCGCCTGACG ACGCTTATCCAGGCCACTCGGGTGAGAGCTTCTGCAGCAGCGATCTGTCGTTGGATGGTACGGAGGCTGGCTTCGACATAGGCGAGAACGAGGGTGGCGGCGGCCAGGAGGGTGGCCATCAAGCTAGCAGCCACTCCCACCACGGGCCAACGTCCCACGAGGCGCCGCCGTTGTCCCAGAGTTTACACGCGACGATTCACAATCCCATCGACAAACTTTTTATGATGCAGAGTAGTTACTTCAGTGGTGACCACGCGTAA
- the LOC126916079 gene encoding proton-coupled amino acid transporter-like protein CG1139, protein MENAKEETINMQLIGSESPYKVNNEIAGSGINASEVPISPTTSPEDYDPHKHRNRPNPTSNAETLIHLLKGSLGTGILAMPNAFCNSGLVTGVISTVIIGVLCTYCLHVLVKAQYRLCKRLRVPILSYPLSMKHALDQGPWCVRWFAPYAPGLVDGFMIVYQLGICCVYIVFVASNIKQVADQYWEPLDVKTHMLILLLPLILINYVRNLKLLAPFSTLANAITFVGLAMILVYMFDDLPSISEREMFGTLKNFSLYFGTTLFALEAVGVIIALENNMKTPQYFGGYCGVLNIGMTVIVALYILIGFFGYIKYGSSASGSVTFNLPADEVMAQSIKIMFAIAIFITHALQGYVPVDIIWNTYLDQKIQKRKIFWEYVCRTVITLATFTLAITVPRLALFISLFGALCLSALGIAFPAIIEICVLWPNRDFGPCMIMFIKNIFLIVFGLLGLVIGTYVSIVEIVRSFK, encoded by the exons ATGGAGAACGCAAAGGAGGAGACGATAAACATGCAGCTGATCGGTTCCGAGAGTCCGTACAA AGTTAATAATGAAATCGCCGGAAGTGGTATAAATGCATCGGAAGTCCCAATATCGCCGACCACAAGCCCAGAAGATTACGACCCTCACAAACATCGAAATAGGCCAAATCCGACATC gaACGCGGAGACTTTGATACATTTATTAAAAGGAAGCCTGGGCACCGGAATACTCGCGATGCCAAACGCGTTCTGCAACAGCGGCCTCGTGACTGGTGTTATATCCACAGTGATCATAGGGGTGTTGTGCACTTATTGTTTGCACGTACTAGTGAAAGCTCAGTACAGACTGTGTAAACGGTTAAGAGTTCCTATATTGAGTTATCCACTGAGTATGAAGCACGCTCTAGACCAAGGGCCTTGGTGTGTCCGATGGTTCGCACCCTACGCGCC AGGACTCGTAGACGGGTTCATGATTGTGTATCAATTGGGAATATGCTGcgtttatatcgtatttgtagcGTCGAATATCAAGCAG GTGGCAGACCAGTACTGGGAACCTTTGGATGTTAAAACCCATATGCTGATTTTATTGCTACCGCTGATTTTGATCAATTACGTTAGGAACCTCAAATTACTGGCACCGTTCTCCACCTTGGCGAACGCAATCACGTTCGTTGGACTGGCCATGATCCTAGTGTACATGTTTGACGATCTACCGTCGATCAGCGAAAGAGAAATGTTCGGTACGCTGAAAAATTTCTCACTCTACTTCGGCACCACGTTATTCGCTCTGGAAGCTGTCGGTGTG ATAATCGCACTGGAGAACAATATGAAGACTCCACAATATTTCGGAGGATATTGTGGCGTTTTGAACATAGGAATGACGGTGATCGTAGCCCTGTATATTCTTATAGGGTTTTTCGGTTATATAAAATACGGATCTAGCGCTAGTGGTAGCGTTACTTTTAATCTACCTGCGGATGAAGT AATGGCGCAAAGTATCAAAATAATGTTCGCGATCGCAATTTTTATCACGCACGCCCTTCAAGGATACGTTCCAGTTGATATTATCTGGAACACTTATCTCGATCAAAAGATACAGAAGAGGAAAATCTTCTGGGAGTACGTCTGTCGGACTGTTATCACTTTAGCCACGT TCACGTTGGCCATCACAGTTCCCAGATTGGCCCTCTTCATCTCCCTGTTCGGTGCTCTCTGTCTCTCCGCCCTTGGCATCGCGTTCCCAGCGATCATCGAGATCTGCGTGCTCTGGCCGAACCGAGACTTCGGGCCTTGCATGATCATGTTCATCAAAAACATATTTCTGATCGTATTCGGTCTCTTGGGCCTCGTGATCGGCACGTACGTCAGCATCGTCGAGATAGTAAGGTCATTCAAGTGA